A genomic segment from [Flavobacterium] thermophilum encodes:
- the corA_2 gene encoding Magnesium transport protein CorA, with amino-acid sequence MMKMYLSDASGKMREIDRIENGCWINLVAPTEDEIRYIAHHLDIPIDSIKDALDDEERSRVEKEDNHVLIIVDIPIVAHDEVDGPIYETIPIGMIITNTCFITVCLQENPIFEEFSKNKIKNFYTFMKTRFALQMLYMISTYYLRYLKQINRRTSEIEKELHQSMKNKELFSLLSMEKSLVYFMTSLKANNIVMERLMRLNYLRMYEDDQDLLQDVIIENKQAIEMAEVYSSILSGMMDAFASVISNNLNIVMKFLTAITIVISLPTMVASFYGMNVPIPYQHSPYAFLIAMALAGSLSAATAYIFWKKRYF; translated from the coding sequence ATGATGAAAATGTATTTGTCCGATGCGAGCGGCAAAATGCGCGAAATTGACCGGATCGAAAACGGCTGCTGGATCAATCTCGTCGCTCCGACCGAGGACGAAATTCGCTACATCGCCCACCATTTGGACATTCCGATCGATTCGATCAAAGACGCGTTGGATGATGAGGAGCGGTCGCGCGTCGAAAAGGAAGACAACCATGTGCTCATTATCGTCGACATTCCGATTGTCGCCCATGATGAAGTGGACGGCCCGATTTACGAGACGATTCCGATCGGCATGATCATTACGAACACGTGTTTTATTACGGTTTGTTTGCAGGAGAATCCGATTTTTGAAGAATTCTCCAAAAACAAAATCAAAAACTTTTACACGTTTATGAAGACGCGGTTTGCGTTGCAAATGCTGTACATGATTTCCACGTATTATTTGCGCTACTTGAAGCAAATCAACCGGCGGACGAGCGAAATTGAAAAAGAGCTGCACCAGTCGATGAAAAACAAAGAGCTGTTTTCGCTCCTTAGCATGGAAAAAAGCTTAGTCTACTTTATGACGTCGCTCAAGGCGAACAACATCGTCATGGAGCGGCTTATGCGCCTCAACTATTTGCGCATGTACGAAGATGACCAAGATTTGCTGCAAGACGTCATTATTGAAAACAAGCAGGCGATTGAAATGGCGGAAGTATACAGCAGCATTTTAAGCGGCATGATGGATGCGTTCGCTTCGGTCATCTCGAACAACTTAAACATTGTGATGAAGTTTTTGACCGCCATTACGATCGTCATTTCGCTGCCGACGATGGTGGCGAGCTTCTACGGTATGAACGTACCGATTCCGTACCAACACTCTCCGTACGCCTTTTTGATCGCGATGGCGCTCGCCGGTTCACTGTCAGCGGCGACGGCGTACATCTTTTGGAAAAAGCGATACTTTTGA
- a CDS encoding Uncharacterized conserved protein: protein MRFLAKNFLNGMLTIVPILLAVYVCYKVFTVLDGLLGQYVRPYLDGRYIPGLGLLATVALITVCGWLSTQYVSGRLIRLIDRLLESIPLMKTVYSVAKDTIASLIGEKRSFSKVVLVTLPESGWKCLGFITMDDVGSWHDPLADYVAVYVPQTFQVAGLTLLVPKEQVEVIDMAPEEAMKFILSGGVAARTQKRLPEQ, encoded by the coding sequence ATGCGCTTTTTGGCCAAAAATTTCCTAAACGGCATGTTGACGATCGTGCCAATTTTACTCGCCGTCTATGTGTGCTACAAAGTGTTCACCGTTTTGGATGGGCTGCTTGGCCAATACGTCCGTCCGTATTTGGATGGCCGCTACATTCCCGGCCTAGGCCTATTGGCGACTGTCGCGCTGATTACCGTCTGCGGTTGGCTATCGACGCAATACGTGAGCGGCCGCCTCATTCGACTGATCGACCGGTTGCTTGAAAGCATTCCCTTGATGAAAACGGTTTATTCGGTCGCCAAAGATACGATCGCCTCTTTGATCGGGGAAAAACGGTCGTTTTCCAAAGTCGTGCTCGTCACGCTGCCGGAAAGCGGCTGGAAATGCCTCGGCTTCATTACGATGGATGACGTCGGCTCCTGGCACGATCCGCTGGCCGATTATGTGGCCGTCTATGTTCCGCAGACGTTTCAAGTTGCGGGGCTGACGCTCCTCGTTCCAAAAGAACAAGTTGAAGTCATCGACATGGCGCCGGAAGAGGCGATGAAGTTTATCCTCTCCGGCGGAGTGGCGGCAAGAACGCAAAAACGGCTGCCCGAACAATAG
- a CDS encoding dihydrolipoamide dehydrogenase — MNNHYDVIVVGAGPAGIFTCYELTLKLPGANVLLIDKGHDIYRRNCPILQKKIEKCPPPAGKKDYAGCVPACSITNGFGGAGAYSDGKFNITSEFGGWMTDYLPASTVLDLIRYVDEINLKHGATTSITDPMTDKVKEIERRAYAAGLKLLRAYVRHLGTEQNLEILKSIFEYLRERIAMRFQTEVDDILTERTESGHVVKGVVLKNGETLTAEKVVIAPGRDGSVWLSKVLRKRRLRMINNQVDIGVRVETSNIVMQEINEHLYEGKFIFNTSVGTQVRTFCSNPSGHVVVENHSGIMLANGHAYKDPKLGSNNTNFALLVSHKFSDPFDKPNEYAHEISRLANALSNGGIIVQKYGDILKGRRSTEKRIKEGFIEPTLKEAVPGDLGLVLPYNTMKSLIEMTEALNHVTPGLASEHTLFYGVEAKFYSARPKLNDRFETEIAGLYVGGDGAGITRGLAQASACGVWIARDIVEKLTH, encoded by the coding sequence ATGAACAACCATTACGATGTCATCGTGGTCGGCGCCGGGCCGGCTGGCATTTTCACCTGTTACGAACTGACGCTGAAACTGCCTGGGGCGAACGTGCTTTTGATTGATAAAGGGCATGATATATACCGGCGCAACTGTCCGATTTTGCAGAAAAAAATTGAGAAATGCCCGCCGCCGGCCGGCAAAAAAGACTATGCCGGCTGCGTGCCGGCCTGTTCGATTACGAACGGGTTCGGCGGGGCCGGAGCGTACTCGGATGGCAAATTCAACATCACGAGCGAATTCGGCGGTTGGATGACCGATTATTTGCCTGCCTCAACCGTGCTTGACCTCATCCGTTATGTGGATGAGATCAACTTAAAACATGGGGCGACGACATCGATTACCGACCCGATGACCGACAAAGTGAAAGAGATTGAGCGGCGCGCGTATGCCGCCGGGCTGAAGCTGCTGCGCGCCTATGTCCGCCATTTGGGCACGGAGCAAAACTTAGAAATTTTAAAAAGCATTTTTGAGTATTTGCGCGAGCGGATTGCGATGCGCTTTCAGACGGAAGTGGACGATATTTTGACGGAGCGGACGGAAAGCGGCCATGTTGTCAAAGGAGTAGTGCTGAAAAACGGCGAAACGCTGACGGCGGAAAAAGTCGTCATCGCCCCGGGGCGCGACGGCTCGGTTTGGCTGAGCAAAGTGTTGCGCAAACGCCGCTTGCGGATGATCAACAACCAAGTGGACATTGGGGTGCGCGTCGAGACATCGAACATCGTCATGCAGGAAATCAACGAGCATTTGTATGAGGGGAAGTTTATTTTCAATACGTCGGTCGGGACGCAAGTGCGGACGTTTTGCAGCAATCCGTCCGGGCATGTTGTCGTCGAAAACCATTCCGGCATTATGCTCGCCAACGGACACGCCTACAAAGACCCGAAACTTGGCAGCAACAACACGAACTTTGCCCTTCTTGTTTCACATAAGTTTTCCGATCCGTTTGACAAGCCGAACGAATACGCCCATGAAATTTCCCGGCTGGCGAACGCCTTGTCCAACGGCGGCATCATCGTGCAAAAATATGGCGACATTTTAAAAGGACGGCGATCGACGGAAAAGCGGATTAAAGAAGGATTTATTGAACCAACGCTAAAAGAGGCGGTGCCGGGCGATTTAGGCCTCGTTTTGCCGTACAACACGATGAAAAGCTTGATTGAGATGACGGAAGCGCTCAATCACGTCACCCCGGGGCTGGCGTCGGAACATACGCTCTTTTATGGCGTCGAGGCGAAGTTTTATTCGGCGCGCCCGAAGCTAAACGACCGGTTTGAAACAGAAATTGCTGGGCTGTACGTTGGCGGCGACGGCGCCGGCATTACGCGCGGCCTCGCCCAAGCGAGCGCTTGCGGCGTCTGGATCGCCCGCGACATCGTCGAGAAATTGACGCATTAG
- the bioB gene encoding Biotin synthase translates to MANWLVLAEQVLGGHELTDEEALAILDCPDEELLLLLQGAYRIRSAYYGNKVKLNMIINAKSGLCPENCGYCSQSAVSTAPVKTYKMVDKETLLRGAEEAHRLRIGTYCIVASGRGPSDKEIDTVVSAVKEIKERFGLKVCACLGILKPEQAARLKEAGVDRYNHNINTSKQHHPNITTSHTYDDRVRTVETVKEAGLSPCSGVIIGMKETKRDVVDMARSLRALDADSIPVNFLHAIDGTPLAGTNELNPRYCLKVLALFRYMNPTKEIRIAGGREVNLRSLQPLGLYAANSIFVGDYLTTAGQEKAADYQMLEDLGFEIEFAPAPPAGVV, encoded by the coding sequence ATGGCAAACTGGCTGGTGTTGGCCGAGCAAGTGTTGGGAGGCCACGAGCTGACCGATGAGGAAGCATTGGCGATATTGGATTGTCCGGATGAGGAGTTGCTCCTTTTGCTGCAAGGGGCGTACCGGATTCGCTCCGCCTATTATGGAAACAAAGTGAAGCTGAACATGATCATCAACGCCAAATCCGGCCTCTGTCCGGAAAACTGCGGCTACTGTTCGCAGTCCGCCGTATCGACGGCGCCGGTGAAAACGTATAAAATGGTCGACAAAGAGACGTTGTTGCGCGGCGCGGAAGAAGCACACCGTTTGCGCATTGGGACGTACTGCATCGTCGCCAGCGGCCGGGGGCCGAGCGATAAAGAGATCGACACCGTTGTGTCCGCGGTCAAGGAAATTAAAGAGCGGTTCGGGCTGAAAGTGTGCGCCTGCCTTGGGATCTTAAAGCCGGAGCAGGCGGCCCGGCTGAAAGAGGCGGGGGTGGATCGCTACAATCATAACATCAACACATCGAAGCAGCACCATCCGAACATTACGACGTCCCATACATACGACGATCGGGTGCGGACGGTGGAAACGGTGAAAGAAGCTGGTCTTTCGCCTTGTTCCGGCGTCATCATCGGCATGAAAGAAACGAAGCGGGATGTCGTCGATATGGCGCGCAGCCTGCGGGCGCTCGACGCGGATTCCATTCCGGTCAACTTTTTGCATGCGATCGACGGAACGCCGCTGGCTGGCACGAACGAATTAAACCCGCGTTACTGTTTGAAGGTGCTGGCCCTTTTTCGCTATATGAATCCAACCAAAGAAATCCGCATCGCCGGCGGGCGAGAAGTGAATTTGCGCTCCCTTCAGCCGCTCGGGCTGTATGCCGCCAACTCGATTTTTGTCGGCGACTATTTGACGACGGCCGGGCAGGAAAAGGCGGCCGATTATCAAATGCTTGAAGATCTCGGATTTGAAATTGAATTTGCCCCAGCACCGCCCGCCGGGGTGGTGTAA
- the yozE gene encoding Protein of uncharacterised function (DUF1250), whose protein sequence is MARSFYRYLLRFRHGCEEDPIVRFANGAYDDHSFPKGSADYEELSGYLEVHGDYLESMVLFDELWEQFLHEA, encoded by the coding sequence ATGGCAAGATCGTTTTATCGTTACTTATTGCGCTTCCGCCACGGGTGTGAAGAAGATCCAATCGTCCGGTTTGCGAACGGGGCGTACGATGACCACAGCTTTCCAAAAGGATCGGCCGACTACGAGGAGCTCAGCGGGTATTTGGAGGTGCATGGCGATTATTTGGAAAGCATGGTTCTCTTTGATGAACTATGGGAGCAGTTTTTACACGAAGCATAA
- the deoD gene encoding Purine nucleoside phosphorylase deoD-type produces the protein MSVHIGAKQGDIAERILLPGDPLRAKYIAETFLEGAVCYNEVRGMFGFTGTYKGHRVSVQGTGMGVPSISIYVNELIQSYGVKTLIRVGTCGAIQPDVRVRDVILAIGASTDSNMNRLIFRGRDYAPTADFHLLRTAYDVGMEKGLALKVGNVFTADMFYNDEPNWETWARYGVLAVEMETAALYTLAAKFGCRALSVLTVSDHILTGEETTAEERQTTFNEMIEVALEAAVRSS, from the coding sequence TTGAGCGTACATATCGGAGCCAAACAAGGGGACATCGCCGAACGCATTTTGCTGCCGGGCGACCCGCTGCGCGCCAAATACATTGCCGAGACGTTTTTGGAAGGGGCGGTGTGCTACAATGAAGTGCGCGGCATGTTCGGATTTACGGGGACATACAAAGGGCATCGCGTCTCCGTCCAAGGGACGGGGATGGGAGTGCCGTCCATTTCGATTTATGTCAACGAATTGATCCAAAGCTATGGAGTAAAGACGCTCATCCGCGTCGGAACATGCGGCGCCATTCAACCGGATGTGCGCGTGCGTGACGTCATTTTGGCGATCGGCGCATCCACCGATTCCAACATGAACCGTCTCATTTTCCGCGGCCGCGATTATGCGCCGACGGCGGATTTCCACTTGCTGCGGACGGCATACGACGTTGGAATGGAAAAAGGATTGGCGCTCAAAGTCGGCAACGTCTTTACCGCCGACATGTTTTACAACGACGAACCAAACTGGGAAACGTGGGCGCGCTACGGCGTATTGGCCGTCGAGATGGAAACGGCGGCGCTCTATACGTTGGCGGCCAAATTCGGCTGCCGGGCGCTGTCGGTGCTGACGGTCAGCGACCATATTTTAACCGGCGAGGAGACGACAGCCGAAGAACGGCAAACGACGTTTAACGAAATGATCGAGGTGGCGCTCGAAGCGGCGGTTCGCAGCAGCTGA
- a CDS encoding D-alanyl-D-alanine carboxypeptidase has product MCLLLVGCQTGGSGDGGAAGPPGQPPEHTAPPSIHEREEPNRPVDPDLQLEAKYWNVIEVRNGQKVIMNPDNILVLVNKEQSLPSGYKPADLVVPRVPFSFADPNAEKRHMRAEAAAALEEMFAAARRDGIELVAVSAYRSYERQKAIFAEEVRQKGEEKAVQAVAHPGQSEHQTGLAVDISSRSAGYQLTEAFGTTKEGQWVAAHAHEYGFIIRYPKGKEAVTGYQYEPWHLRYVGRKAAAVMKERGMTMEEYFQAVKKV; this is encoded by the coding sequence ATGTGCCTGTTGCTCGTTGGCTGCCAAACGGGAGGAAGCGGTGACGGCGGCGCGGCCGGCCCGCCCGGGCAGCCGCCGGAACATACGGCGCCGCCCAGCATCCATGAACGAGAGGAACCGAACCGGCCGGTTGACCCGGATTTGCAGCTTGAGGCAAAATATTGGAACGTCATCGAAGTGCGAAACGGACAAAAGGTCATTATGAACCCGGACAACATTTTGGTGCTTGTCAATAAAGAGCAGTCGCTTCCGTCCGGTTACAAGCCGGCCGATTTGGTTGTGCCGCGCGTGCCGTTTTCGTTTGCCGACCCGAACGCAGAAAAGCGGCATATGCGGGCCGAGGCGGCCGCCGCGCTCGAAGAAATGTTTGCCGCCGCCCGCCGCGATGGCATTGAGCTCGTCGCGGTGTCCGCTTACCGGTCGTATGAGCGGCAGAAGGCGATTTTTGCGGAGGAAGTGCGGCAAAAAGGGGAGGAAAAAGCCGTCCAGGCCGTCGCCCACCCGGGGCAAAGCGAACACCAGACGGGGCTTGCTGTTGACATTAGCAGCCGGTCGGCCGGCTACCAGCTGACCGAGGCGTTCGGGACGACAAAAGAAGGGCAGTGGGTCGCCGCCCACGCGCATGAATACGGGTTTATCATCCGCTATCCGAAAGGGAAGGAAGCGGTGACCGGCTATCAATATGAGCCGTGGCATCTTCGCTATGTCGGGCGGAAGGCCGCCGCCGTGATGAAAGAGCGCGGCATGACAATGGAAGAATATTTTCAAGCGGTAAAAAAAGTGTGA
- a CDS encoding Sarcosine/dimethylglycine N-methyltransferase, producing the protein MTYLDWLADMGIDGAHPGGFELTKQILRKLNIDRSTAVLDVGCGTGQTAAYIARQYGADVTAIDLHPKMIAKAKQRFGAMAVPVRLHQASVESLPFPAGTFDLVLSESVLAFVSLPAALAEIRRVLKKGGTFIGIEACHKRLTAAEQQRIAAFYGFKRLMTPAEWKKTLEQSGFRCRHFFYKTAAEAAGEGTPAVIAFPTTPEMASMWQKHQQLTAQFGDRLGYCVFWCEA; encoded by the coding sequence ATGACGTATTTGGACTGGTTGGCGGACATGGGGATTGACGGCGCCCACCCCGGCGGTTTTGAGTTGACAAAACAAATCTTACGTAAACTTAATATTGACCGCTCAACCGCCGTGCTTGACGTCGGCTGCGGCACAGGGCAGACAGCGGCGTATATCGCTAGACAGTACGGCGCGGACGTGACGGCCATCGATCTCCATCCCAAAATGATCGCCAAGGCGAAGCAGCGTTTCGGTGCCATGGCGGTTCCGGTTCGCCTGCACCAGGCTTCGGTCGAATCGCTGCCGTTTCCCGCCGGCACGTTTGATCTTGTCCTTTCCGAATCGGTGCTCGCCTTTGTTTCACTGCCTGCTGCGCTTGCCGAAATCCGCCGCGTGCTGAAGAAAGGAGGCACGTTCATCGGCATCGAAGCATGCCATAAGCGGCTCACCGCCGCCGAGCAGCAGCGGATCGCCGCGTTCTACGGCTTCAAGCGGCTGATGACGCCCGCCGAATGGAAAAAAACGCTTGAACAAAGCGGATTCCGCTGCCGTCATTTCTTTTACAAAACGGCGGCGGAGGCGGCGGGAGAAGGGACGCCGGCCGTCATCGCCTTCCCGACGACGCCGGAGATGGCGAGCATGTGGCAGAAGCATCAGCAGCTGACGGCGCAATTTGGCGACCGGCTCGGCTACTGCGTGTTTTGGTGTGAGGCATAG
- the fieF_1 gene encoding Ferrous-iron efflux pump FieF has product MLLSLFIYLLLAAGKLLAGAAAGSDGVKADGWNNLSDVMASVAVYIGMKIAKKPRDRNHPYGHSRAENISSLLAAFFMMSIGIDVITDGARTLLGGGREAAPDWLAAAAALASAAVMFIIYVINVRLARRTNSMALAAVAKDNLSDALVSIGAALGIVGAHLEWVWLDPLAALVIGALICKTAWEVFMETAHALTDGFDERKLAIYRQEIAAVSGVRDVADIKARMLGNDVVLEVTIRVDSQLTVVKSHEIADEVERLMKKRHNIRATHVHVEPEAVR; this is encoded by the coding sequence GTGTTGTTAAGCCTCTTTATCTATCTTCTGCTGGCAGCCGGCAAGCTTTTGGCCGGGGCGGCAGCCGGATCGGACGGAGTGAAAGCGGACGGATGGAACAATTTGAGCGATGTGATGGCTTCCGTCGCTGTCTATATCGGCATGAAAATTGCCAAAAAACCGCGCGACCGCAATCATCCGTACGGACATTCGCGGGCGGAGAACATTTCGTCGCTGTTGGCCGCCTTTTTCATGATGTCCATCGGTATTGATGTGATTACAGACGGCGCCCGCACGCTTCTTGGCGGCGGGAGGGAGGCCGCCCCCGATTGGCTGGCGGCAGCGGCCGCCCTTGCTTCAGCAGCAGTGATGTTCATCATCTATGTCATCAATGTGCGGCTGGCGCGGCGGACGAACAGCATGGCGCTGGCGGCCGTAGCGAAAGACAACTTATCGGATGCACTCGTCAGCATTGGCGCCGCGCTTGGGATTGTCGGCGCGCATCTTGAGTGGGTATGGCTTGACCCGTTGGCGGCGCTCGTCATTGGTGCGCTCATTTGCAAGACGGCGTGGGAGGTGTTTATGGAAACGGCCCATGCGTTGACCGACGGGTTTGATGAAAGAAAGCTCGCCATTTACCGGCAAGAAATCGCTGCGGTCAGCGGGGTGCGCGATGTCGCGGACATTAAGGCGCGCATGCTCGGCAATGACGTTGTGCTCGAAGTAACCATCCGCGTCGATTCGCAGTTGACGGTAGTGAAAAGCCATGAAATTGCCGACGAGGTCGAGCGTTTAATGAAAAAACGGCATAACATCCGGGCGACGCACGTTCATGTGGAGCCGGAAGCGGTGCGCTGA
- the corA_3 gene encoding Magnesium transport protein CorA, whose product MSIHPNPRLPLGGIYERHAPAGGQSCWFHFTAAAKPDLERLLSSLSIHPLARKRLIGGTDIPLVDEYEGFLFVSLFIIRPSGRTANIRLLAAERHIISYMDEDDPFIGHVKERLLDHRDQALYPGYVLYHFLDLAVTRFLQVIDQIADRIQALERQVFATPFANEIGREIYRMKTHLHELRQVAEAQEEAIKTIRHAELPYINAETNPYIDEVASRFARVPAALDAFKESLSAIFDLQLSLKSDHMNVIMKTLTLVSVIFLPMTFIAGVYGMNFSFMPELKWRYGYPFALLLMATVAVLIALYFKRKGWWGETGTKEK is encoded by the coding sequence ATGTCCATCCATCCGAACCCCCGCTTGCCGCTTGGCGGAATATACGAACGGCATGCGCCGGCGGGCGGCCAGTCGTGCTGGTTTCATTTCACCGCCGCCGCCAAGCCGGATTTGGAACGGCTCCTCTCCTCGCTGTCGATTCATCCGCTCGCCCGAAAACGGCTTATAGGTGGAACAGACATTCCACTGGTCGATGAGTACGAAGGATTCCTTTTTGTATCGTTGTTTATCATCCGTCCGTCCGGCCGAACGGCGAACATTCGCCTGCTTGCCGCCGAGCGGCATATCATCAGTTATATGGATGAAGATGACCCGTTTATCGGCCATGTGAAAGAACGGCTGTTGGATCATCGCGATCAGGCGCTGTACCCTGGATATGTTCTTTACCATTTCCTGGACTTAGCCGTCACTCGCTTTTTGCAGGTGATCGACCAAATCGCCGACCGCATTCAGGCGCTTGAGCGGCAAGTGTTTGCGACGCCGTTCGCCAATGAAATCGGGCGTGAAATTTACCGGATGAAAACCCATCTTCATGAGCTGCGGCAAGTGGCCGAAGCGCAGGAAGAGGCGATCAAAACGATCCGCCATGCCGAGCTGCCGTACATCAACGCGGAAACGAATCCATACATCGATGAGGTGGCCTCCCGTTTCGCCCGCGTGCCCGCCGCGCTCGACGCGTTTAAGGAATCATTGTCCGCCATTTTTGATTTGCAACTGTCGCTCAAATCCGATCATATGAACGTCATTATGAAAACGTTGACATTGGTGAGCGTCATATTTTTGCCGATGACGTTTATTGCCGGTGTCTACGGCATGAATTTTTCGTTTATGCCCGAGCTGAAATGGCGGTACGGGTATCCGTTCGCCCTGCTGCTGATGGCGACCGTCGCCGTCCTCATTGCCCTGTATTTTAAGCGCAAAGGTTGGTGGGGGGAGACTGGGACGAAAGAAAAATAG
- a CDS encoding Protein of uncharacterised function (Tiny_TM_bacill) has translation MGAAYGGGFALIVVLFILLIIVGCACIGGWVY, from the coding sequence ATGGGTGCAGCTTACGGCGGCGGATTTGCGTTAATCGTCGTTCTGTTCATCTTGTTAATTATTGTCGGATGCGCATGTATCGGTGGTTGGGTGTACTAA
- a CDS encoding Protein of uncharacterised function (Tiny_TM_bacill) yields MTCGFYGGWGGFGFGYPGYGGYGFVLIVVLFILLIIVGATWC; encoded by the coding sequence ATGACATGCGGCTTTTATGGCGGCTGGGGCGGCTTTGGCTTCGGCTACCCGGGTTATGGCGGCTACGGTTTCGTGCTGATCGTCGTCTTGTTTATTTTGCTCATTATCGTCGGGGCGACATGGTGCTAG
- a CDS encoding Family of uncharacterised function (DUF1028), producing MTHLPKDLVATFSIVAFDPATGELGIAVQSKFLGVGAVVPWAKAGVGAVATQSYANTSYGPRGLEWMEQGKTAQETLELLVADDSERDLRQVGIVDAKGRAATFTGKKCYPWAGGITGPNYAAQGNILAGEETVLAMGRTFEQAKGPLAERLLKALQAGQAAGGDRRGQQSAALLVVKERGGYGGYNDRYIDLRVDDHPRPIEELIRLYELRQLYFEKPRPEKVAAIEGTVKEEVAAHLIRLGYLPKERAADSEALHEALTAYIHTENFEERELEKGKIDLDVLAYMKQQPSPQGEK from the coding sequence ATGACTCATCTTCCAAAAGATCTTGTGGCGACGTTTTCGATCGTGGCGTTTGACCCGGCGACCGGGGAGCTTGGCATCGCTGTTCAATCGAAATTTTTAGGCGTCGGCGCGGTCGTGCCGTGGGCGAAAGCGGGCGTCGGCGCCGTGGCGACGCAGTCATATGCCAACACGTCATACGGCCCACGCGGCCTCGAATGGATGGAACAAGGGAAAACGGCGCAAGAAACGCTTGAGTTGCTCGTTGCCGATGACAGCGAGCGCGATTTGCGCCAGGTCGGCATCGTGGATGCGAAAGGACGGGCAGCAACGTTCACCGGAAAAAAATGTTACCCGTGGGCGGGCGGCATTACCGGACCGAACTATGCAGCGCAAGGCAATATTTTAGCCGGGGAGGAAACGGTGCTGGCGATGGGAAGAACATTCGAGCAGGCCAAAGGGCCGCTCGCCGAGCGATTGCTAAAGGCGCTTCAAGCTGGTCAGGCGGCGGGGGGCGACCGCCGCGGGCAACAGTCGGCTGCCTTGCTCGTTGTGAAAGAAAGGGGCGGCTATGGCGGGTACAATGACCGCTATATCGATTTGCGCGTTGACGACCACCCGCGGCCGATCGAGGAGCTCATTCGCCTGTATGAGCTGCGCCAGCTTTATTTTGAGAAACCGCGCCCCGAAAAAGTGGCAGCGATTGAAGGAACGGTAAAGGAAGAGGTGGCCGCCCACTTGATCCGGCTCGGCTACTTGCCGAAAGAGCGCGCCGCCGACAGCGAGGCGCTTCACGAAGCGCTGACAGCGTATATACATACAGAAAACTTTGAGGAACGCGAACTAGAAAAAGGGAAAATCGATCTTGACGTGCTCGCGTATATGAAACAGCAGCCGTCGCCGCAGGGGGAAAAATAA